The Pyrus communis chromosome 9, drPyrComm1.1, whole genome shotgun sequence genome has a segment encoding these proteins:
- the LOC137745934 gene encoding probable linoleate 9S-lipoxygenase 5, producing MLHSKYLTAPSSFRRQCPSRNRMKNSVVAGNNLSSLNHMRPILLPMITRSQPLKLSSTVVKASSQDTTVATQPKHEGKKIKGRVVLMKKIVLDLNDLKASILDRVHELLGKAVSLRLISSVNDDPENESTGKVGKPAYLENWVTTITPLTAGETAFDVTFDWDEEIGVPGAFIVRNYHHSEFYLKTVTLEDVPGEGRVHFVCNSWVYPANKYKKDRIFFANKTYLPGDTPKSLQKFREEELVNLRGDDEERGELQEWDRVYDYAYYNDLGNPDKGPEYARPVLGGSIEYPYPRRGRTGRPATKTDPNTESRLKLIQRVNVYVPRDERFGPLKMSDLLAYVLKSIPQVLKPEIRALLLGNKNEFETMEDVLKLYEGGLELPDGILKYVSDSIPEEMFKELFRTDGEKFLKFPVPQVIKEDKSAWRTDEEFARELLAGVNPVTIRRLQEYPPASKLDREAYGDQTSQITKEHIEHNLNGLSIDDAIKNKQLFILDHHDAWMPYLRGINTTSTKAYASRTLLFLNNDGTLKPIAIELSLPHPDGDQFGCISKVYTPSSQGIESSIWQLAKAYALVNDSGCHQLFSHWLRAHAVTEPFVIAANRQLSVLHPIHKLLHPHFRETMNANAAARQVLTNAGGVIEEIIFASKFSMEWSSEMYKDWTFPDQALPMDLIKRGMAVEDSSASHGVRLLIEDYPYAADGLELWSAIKTWVKDYCSFYYKNDQTVQNDSELQSWWKELREVGHGDKKDEPWWSKMQTRDELIESCTTIIYIASAHHAAINYGQYSIGGFVPNRPTISRRFMPEEGTPEYEELRANPDKAFLKTFAPQLPTLLGMATVEILSRHPADELYLGQRDTAEWTTDADILQASEDFKKKLEAIEAKIEKMNKDERLKNRFGPAKIPYTLLYPSSEPGLTNKGIPTSINI from the exons ATGCTGCATTCCAAGTATCTCACAGCTCCTTCGAGCTTTCGGAGACAGTGTCCGTCTCGGAATCGGATGAAGAACTCAGTTGTTGCAGGCAACAACCTTTCATCACTCAATCACATGAGACCAATACTTTTGCCTATGATTACACGATCTCAACCGTTGAAGctatcttcaacggttgttaagGCATCATCCCAGGACACCACAGTTGCTACGCAGCCGAAACATGAAGGCAAGAAGATCAAAGGGAGAGTGGTGTTGATGAAGAAAATTGTTCTCGACTTGAACGACCTTAAAGCTTCGATTCTTGATCGTGTTCACGAGCTGTTAGGCAAAGCGGTTTCCCTAAGGCTCATTAGTTCGGTTAATGATGACCCTG AAAATGAGTCGACAGGAAAAGTTGGAAAGCCAGCATACTTGGAGAATTGGGTGACCACAATCACCCCCTTAACAGCGGGGGAGACTGCATTTGATGTTACTTTCGATTGGGATGAGGAAATTGGCGTCCCGGGAGCATTCATAGTTAGAAATTATCATCACAGTGAGTTCTACTTGAAGACTGTCACCCTCGAAGATGTTCCTGGCGAAGGTCGAGTCCACTTCGTTTGCAACTCATGGGTATATCCTGCTAACAAGTACAAAAAAGACcgtattttctttgctaacaaG ACTTATCTTCCAGGTGATACACCAAAATCACTACAGAAATTCAGAGAAGAAGAGCTAGTAAACCTGCGAGGAGACGATGAAGAACGAGGAGAGCTTCAGGAATGGGACAGGGTCTATGACTATGCATACTACAATGATTTGGGGAATCCAGATAAGGGTCCCGAATATGCGCGTCCAGTCCTCGGAGGGTCTATTGAGTACCCATATCCTCGCCGGGGAAGAACAGGAAGACCAGCAACAAAAACGG ATCCTAACACCGAGAGCAGGCTGAAGCTTATCCAGAGAGTAAATGTATATGTTCCGAGAGATGAACGATTTGGACCCTTAAAGATGTCAGATTTGCTTGCTTATGTCCTGAAATCCATCCCTCAGGTCCTTAAACCTGAGATAAGAGCTCTACTCCTTGGTAACAAAAACGAGTTCGAAACCATGGAAGACGTACTTAAACTCTATGAAGGAGGATTAGAGTTGCCTGATGGGATACTAAAATACGTTAGTGATAGCATACCGGAGGAGATGTTCAAGGAACTTTTTCGAACTGACGGCGAAAAGTTTCTAAAATTTCCGGTGCCTCAAGTGATCAAAG AGGATAAGTCGGCATGGAGAACTGACGAAGAATTTGCAAGAGAACTGCTGGCCGGAGTAAATCCTGTTACAATACGTCGTCTCCAA GAATATCCACCGGCTAGCAAGCTAGACCGAGAAGCATACGGGGATCAAACAAGTCAAATAACTAAAGAACATATAGAACATAACTTAAATGGACTCAGCATAGATGACGCAATCAAGAACAAGCAGCTATTCATATTAGACCACCACGATGCATGGATGCCGTACCTGAGGGGAATAAACACAACTTCTACCAAAGCATACGCAAGCAGAACACTCCTTTTCTTGAACAATGATGGGACTTTGAAGCCAATAGCTATTGAACTTAGCTTGCCGCATCCGGATGGAGATCAGTTTGGCTGCATTAGCAAAGTCTATACTCCGTCTAGCCAAGGCATCGAGAGTTCCATTTGGCAACTTGCTAAAGCTTATGCACTTGTAAATGACTCCGGCTGTCATCAGCTTTTCAGCCACTG GTTGAGAGCTCATGCGGTGACTGAGCCATTTGTGATAGCGGCAAATAGGCAGTTGAGCGTGCTTCACCCGATTCATAAACTTCTGCATCCTCATTTTCGTGAGACTATGAATGCAAATGCAGCCGCGCGACAGGTTCTCACAAACGCTGGTGGAGTAATAGAGGAAATAATCTTTGCTTCAAAGTTTTCGATGGAATGGTCGTCGGAAATGTACAAGGACTGGACTTTTCCTGATCAAGCACTCCCCATGGATCTTATCAAAAG AGGAATGGCGGTTGAAGATTCAAGTGCATCACACGGTGTGCGTTTACTGATAGAGGACTATCCATATGCTGCAGACGGGCTTGAATTATGGTCTGCAATTAAAACATGGGTTAAAGACTATTGCTCCTTCTATTACAAAAATGATCAAACGGTTCAAAATGATTCGGAACTCCAATCCTGGTGGAAGGAACTCCGCGAGGTAGGCCACGGGGACAAGAAAGATGAACCCTGGTGGTCTAAAATGCAGACTCGTGACGAGCTGATAGAATCATGCACAACTATCATATATATTGCTTCAGCTCATCATGCAGCAATCAACTACGGTCAGTACTCGATTGGTGGATTCGTCCCAAACCGCCCAACCATAAGCCGGCGGTTCATGCCTGAAGAAGGCACTCCAGAGTATGAGGAGCTGAGGGCAAACCCTGACAAGGCATTCTTGAAAACGTTTGCACCTCAGCTGCCGACACTTCTTGGAATGGCCACGGTGGAAATCTTGTCAAGGCACCCGGCTGATGAGCTCTATCTCGGACAGCGTGACACCGCGGAGTGGACAACGGATGCAGACATACTGCAGGCTTCTGAGGATTTTAAAAAGAAGTTGGAAGCGATTGAGGccaaaattgaaaagatgaaCAAGGATGAGAGATTGAAAAACCGGTTCGGACCGGCAAAGATCCCTTACACGTTGCTGTATCCTTCTAGTGAACCTGGACTTACTAACAAGGGAATTCCCACCAGTATCAACATCTAG
- the LOC137744219 gene encoding probable linoleate 9S-lipoxygenase 5 produces MLHVLLKQLSPLSSVVVAAATTNNRDRSTSVIGRPGLLQTTDPMKVFPAGVLCMTDVARSQPLTVVSSAAKPSQTINVDYRQKTGEKKLRGTVVLMKKNVLELNDLKASVLDRFDELRGKRVLLQLISSVNCDPENGSQGKVGRPAYLEDWITKITSLTAEETAFDVTFDWDEEIGVPGAFIIRNEHHNEFYLKSLTLEDVPGEGRVHFVCNSWVYPAEKYRKDRVFFANKTYLSSDTPVPLQKFREEELKNLRGDDDDEKRELQEWDRVYGYAYYDDLGKPCMGKEYARPTLGGSSDFPYPRRVKIGRQTTENACPMMLPVNIFVYVPRDERFGHLKTSDAIAYALKSISQLVKPDELATLVASQNEFGSLKDVLKLYEGGIRLPEFLQKSVRDNIPLETIKELFRPDGENFLKFPVPQVIKEDKSAWRADEEFAREMLAGINPVTIRRLKEFPPASKLDRKAHGDQTSLITKENIAHNLKGLSIDQAIDENRLFILDHHDSIMPYLKRINTTSTKTYASRTLLFLQDDGTLKPLAIELSLPHPNGDQFGCTGKVYTPSSQGVESSIWQLAKAYVAVNDTGYHQLISHWLRTHAVMEPFIIATNRQLSVLHPIYKLLHPHFRDNMNVNALARRVLINACGIIEKTVFPAKFSMEWSSAMYKNWVFPEQALPADLIKRGMAVEDSSSSHGVRLLIEDYPYAADGLEIWSAIKTWVKDYCSFYYKTDETVQKDSELQSWWKELHEEGHGDKKDEPWWPKMQTREELIELCTIIIWIASAYHAAINFGQYPYGGYPPNRPSTSRRFMPEEGTPEYEELKTNPEKAFLKTFAPERQTLLGMATIEILSRHTVDEVYLGHRDAAEWTTDADILQASKNFRKKLEEIEECIKRKNKDKRLKNRSGPAKMPYTLLYPSSDPGITGKGIPNSVSI; encoded by the exons ATGCTTCATGTTCTTCTCAAGCAACTCAGTCCTCTTAGCTCAGTTGTTGTTGCAGCAGCAACAACCAACAATCGAGATCGTTCCACGTCGGTCATTGGCAGACCAGGGTTGCTTCAAACGACTGATCCCATGAAAGTATTCCCAGCTGGTGTCTTGTGCATGACTGATGTGGCACGATCTCAGCCTTTGACTGTGGTTTCATCAGCTGCAAAGCCATCCCAGACCATCAACGTTGATTATCGCCAGAAAACTGGGGAGAAGAAACTCCGAGGGACAGTGGTGTTGATGAAGAAGAACGTTTTGGAGCTCAACGACCTCAAAGCTTCAGTTCTTGATCGTTTCGATGAGCTGCGGGGTAAAAGAGTTTTACTGCAGCTCATCAGTTCTGTTAATTGTGACCCTG AAAATGGGTCGCAAGGAAAAGTTGGAAGGCCGGCATATTTGGAAGATTGGATTACCAAAATCACTTCTTTAACAGCAGAGGAGACTGCATTTGATGTTACTTTCGATTGGGACGAGGAGATTGGAGTCCCGGGAGCATTCATAATCCGAAATGAGCATCACAATGAGTTCTACTTGAAGTCTCTCACACTCGAAGATGTTCCTGGTGAAGGTCGAGTCCACTTTGTTTGCAACTCATGGGTGTACCCTGCCGAAAAGTACAGAAAAGACCGCGTTTTCTTCGCTAACAAG ACGTATCTTTCAAGTGATACGCCAGTGCCATTACAGAAATTCAGAGAAGAAGAGCTCAAGAACTTGAGAGGAGACGACGATGATGAAAAAAGAGAGCTTCAGGAATGGGACAGAGTTTATGGCTATGCTTACTATGATGATTTGGGCAAACCATGTATGGGGAAAGAGTATGCGCGTCCAACTCTCGGAGGGTCTAGTGATTTTCCTTATCCTCGCAGAGTTAAAATCGGAAGACAAACAACTGAAAATG CGTGCCCCATGATGCTTCCCGTGAACATATTTGTGTACGTTCCCAGAGACGAAAGATTTGGCCACTTAAAGACGTCAGACGCAATTGCTTATGCCCTGAAATCGATATCTCAGCTCGTTAAGCCTGATGAGCTAGCAACTCTAGTTGCCTCACAAAACGAGTTTGGAAGCTTGAAagatgtacttaaactctacgAAGGAGGAATACGGTTGCCCGAGTTTTTACAGAAATCTGTTAGGGATAACATCCCTTTAGagacaatcaaggaacttttcCGACCTGATGGTGAAAATTTCCTCAAGTTCCCAGTGCCTCAAGTGATCAAAG AGGATAAATCAGCATGGAGAGCTGATGAAGAATTTGCAAGAGAAATGCTGGCAGGAATAAATCCTGTTACAATTCGTCGTCTCAAA GAGTTTCCGCCTGCTAGCAAACTAGATCGAAAAGCACATGGGGATCAAACTAGTCTAATAACCAAAGAAAACATAGCTCATAACTTAAAAGGACTCAGCATAGACCAG GCAATCGATGAAAACAGGTTATTCATATTAGACCACCATGATTCAATAATGCCGTACCTGAAGCGCATAAACACAACTTCAACGAAAACATATGCAAGCAGGACACTCCTCTTCTTACAAGATGACGGGACTTTGAAGCCATTAGCTATTGAATTAAGCTTGCCGCATCCCAACGGAGATCAATTTGGTTGCACTGGCAAAGTCTATACTCCCTCTAGCCAAGGCGTCGAGAGTTCCATTTGGCAACTTGCTAAAGCTTACGTGGCTGTGAATGATACTGGTTATCATCAGCTCATCAGTCACTG GTTGAGAACTCACGCAGTGATGGAGCCATTTATTATAGCAACAAATAGGCAGTTGAGCGTGCTTCACCCGATTTATAAACTTCTGCATCCTCACTTTCGTGACAATATGAATGTAAATGCACTCGCTAGACGGGTCCTCATTAACGCTTGTGGAATAATAGAAAAAACGGTCTTTCCTGCAAAGTTTTCAATGGAATGGTCGTCTGCAATGTATAAGAATTGGGTTTTTCCTGAACAAGCACTCCCCGCAGATCTGATTAAAAG AGGAATGGCAGTTGAAGATTCAAGCTCCTCTCATGGTGTGCGCTTACTGATAGAGGACTATCCATATGCTGCAGACGGGCTTGAGATATGGTCTGCAATTAAAACATGGGTTAAAGACTACTGCTCCTTCTACTATAAAACTGACGAAACTGTCCAAAAGGACTCGGAACTCCAGTCCTGGTGGAAGGAACTCCACGAGGAAGGTCACGGTGACAAGAAAGATGAGCCCTGGTGGCCAAAAATGCAAACTCGCGAAGAGCTGATAGAATTGTGCACCATTATCATATGGATTGCTTCAGCCTATCATGCAGCAATCAATTTTGGGCAGTACCCTTATGGTGGATACCCCCCAAACCGACCAAGCACAAGCAGGCGATTCATGCCTGAAGAAGGCACTCCTGAATACGAGGAGCTCAAGACAAACCCCGAGAAGGCATTTTTGAAAACATTCGCACCGGAGCGGCAGACCCTTCTTGGCATGGCCACAATCGAAATCTTATCAAGGCATACGGTTGATGAGGTTTATTTGGGGCATAGAGACGCCGCAGAATGGACAACGGACGCAGACATATTGCAAGCTTCTAAAAATTTCAGAAAGAAGCTGGAAGAAATTGAGGAATGCATAAAGAGAAAGAACAAGGATAAGAGATTGAAGAACCGTTCTGGACCGGCCAAGATGCCATATACACTGCTTTATCCTTCGAGTGATCCCGGAATTACTGGCAAGGGAATTCCCAACAGTGTCTCAATCTAA